The following proteins are co-located in the Siansivirga zeaxanthinifaciens CC-SAMT-1 genome:
- the porQ gene encoding type IX secretion system protein PorQ, with the protein MLKKITAFFCLLLSFITNAQLGGESTYQFLNLVSSPRQAALGGKVLTNVDYDVTQGLFNPATINPEMDNQLALNYVSYLGGIGYGTAAYAYTVDRRTQTFHAGITYVNYGSFDGYDEAGNATGTFSGNESAISFGYATQIGYSDFYAGANLKLITSKLEQYNSFGAAIDFGIIYINEYLDFNAALVIRNLGTQITTYAGLQEKLPFEVDFGMSQRLENVPIRWHITLENLQEWPISRPNPARQTSDLSGNQTEEKIGFLGQVMRHSIFGAEIFPDGGFNIRLGYNFRRAEDLRILDQRNFSGLSAGISIKMNKMRFSYTHAKYTSAANSNFFGLQIDLQ; encoded by the coding sequence ATGCTAAAAAAAATAACCGCCTTTTTTTGTTTGTTACTAAGTTTTATCACCAACGCACAGCTTGGTGGTGAGTCTACCTATCAATTTTTGAATTTAGTATCTTCCCCACGACAAGCCGCATTAGGAGGCAAGGTTTTAACCAATGTAGATTACGATGTTACTCAGGGATTATTTAATCCTGCTACAATAAATCCAGAAATGGATAATCAATTGGCATTAAATTACGTTTCTTATTTAGGAGGAATTGGTTATGGTACAGCTGCTTATGCTTATACCGTAGACAGGCGCACGCAAACATTTCATGCTGGGATAACTTATGTAAATTATGGTTCTTTTGATGGTTATGATGAAGCAGGAAATGCAACAGGAACTTTTTCTGGAAACGAATCGGCGATTTCTTTCGGTTATGCCACTCAAATAGGGTATTCCGATTTTTATGCGGGTGCTAACCTGAAGCTTATTACATCAAAATTAGAACAGTATAACTCTTTTGGAGCAGCCATAGACTTCGGAATAATTTATATAAACGAGTATCTAGATTTTAATGCGGCATTGGTAATTAGAAATCTAGGAACACAAATAACTACCTATGCTGGGCTTCAAGAAAAATTGCCTTTCGAGGTCGATTTCGGCATGTCTCAACGTTTAGAAAATGTGCCCATTAGATGGCATATTACCCTAGAAAATCTACAAGAATGGCCTATTTCTAGACCAAACCCGGCGAGACAAACAAGCGATTTAAGTGGCAATCAAACCGAAGAAAAAATTGGATTTTTGGGTCAGGTGATGCGTCACAGTATTTTTGGAGCCGAAATTTTTCCTGATGGCGGATTTAATATTCGGTTAGGTTATAACTTTAGACGTGCCGAAGATTTAAGAATTTTAGACCAACGAAACTTTTCAGGATTATCGGCAGGAATTTCTATTAAAATGAATAAAATGCGTTTTAGTTATACGCATGCAAAATACACCAGTGCAGCCAATTCTAATTTTTTTGGTTTGCAGATAGATTTACAATAA
- the lon gene encoding endopeptidase La: MKKSNLLSLDSLSFQDFDENSELIPLMTPEDEEEINSEKLPETLPILSLRNTVLFPGVVIPITAGRDKSIKLINDANAGSKVIGVVAQKNEEIENPTAKEIHEIGTVARILRVLKMPDGNVTVIIQGKKRFKVAEVLTEEPYMNATIRDIPESKPSDKNKEFAAIIESIKDLALNIIKQSPNIPSEASFAIKNIESNSFLVNFVSSNMNLTVAEKQSLLEIDDLKKRALATLKFMNIEFQKLELKNDIQSKVQMDMSQQQREYFLHQQMKTIQEELGGVSHDEEIEEMRARSLEKNWSDKVADHFDKELAKMQRMNPQVAEYSIQRNYLELFLDLPWDEYSKDKFDLKRAMKILDRDHFGLEDVKRRIIEYLAVLKLRNDMKSPILCLYGPPGVGKTSLGKSIAESLGREYVRISLGGLRDEAEIRGHRKTYIGAMPGRIIQSLKKAGTSNPVFVLDEIDKLSNSHQGDPSSAMLEVLDPEQNNEFYDNFLEMGYDLSKVMFIATSNSLSTIQPALLDRMEIINVTGYTIEEKVEIARRHLLPKQLKEHGLTDKDLKIGKAQLEKIVEGYTRESGVRGLEKQIAKMVRYAAKNIAMEEDYNIKISNEDIVTVLGGPKLERDKYENNNVAGVVTGLAWTSVGGDILFIESILSKGKGLLSITGNLGKVMKESATIAMEYIKANADTFGIDAEVFDKYNVHIHVPEGATPKDGPSAGVTMLTSLVSLFTQKKVKKNLAMTGEITLRGKALPVGGIKEKILAAKRARITEILLCEDNRRDIEEIKPEYLKGLTFHYVTDMSDVIDLAITNQKVSNAKTL; the protein is encoded by the coding sequence ATGAAAAAGTCTAATTTATTAAGTCTTGACAGTTTGTCATTTCAGGATTTTGATGAAAATTCAGAATTAATCCCGTTAATGACACCAGAAGATGAAGAAGAAATTAATAGCGAAAAATTACCAGAAACACTACCTATTCTTTCTTTAAGAAATACCGTATTGTTTCCAGGCGTTGTTATTCCAATTACAGCGGGTCGTGATAAATCTATCAAATTAATTAACGATGCTAATGCAGGAAGTAAAGTGATAGGTGTTGTTGCGCAAAAGAATGAAGAGATAGAAAATCCAACAGCTAAAGAAATACATGAAATAGGCACCGTAGCTCGAATTTTACGTGTTTTAAAAATGCCAGACGGCAATGTTACTGTAATTATTCAAGGAAAAAAACGATTTAAAGTAGCCGAAGTTCTTACCGAAGAACCTTATATGAATGCTACGATTAGAGACATCCCTGAATCGAAACCTTCCGATAAAAACAAGGAATTTGCAGCGATTATAGAGTCTATTAAAGATTTGGCTTTAAATATTATTAAACAAAGTCCAAACATTCCAAGCGAAGCTTCATTTGCTATAAAAAATATCGAAAGCAACTCGTTTTTAGTGAATTTTGTGTCGTCTAACATGAATCTTACTGTAGCCGAAAAACAATCACTTTTAGAAATAGACGATTTAAAAAAACGTGCTTTAGCAACTTTAAAATTCATGAATATTGAATTTCAAAAGTTAGAATTAAAAAACGATATTCAGTCTAAGGTGCAGATGGATATGAGTCAGCAACAACGCGAATATTTCTTGCATCAACAGATGAAAACCATTCAAGAAGAATTGGGTGGCGTAAGTCATGATGAAGAAATTGAAGAAATGCGTGCGCGTTCTCTGGAAAAAAACTGGAGCGATAAGGTAGCCGACCATTTCGATAAAGAGCTTGCTAAAATGCAACGCATGAATCCTCAAGTTGCCGAATATTCTATACAACGCAATTATTTAGAGCTGTTTTTAGATTTACCTTGGGACGAATATAGTAAAGATAAATTCGACTTAAAACGTGCCATGAAAATTCTAGATCGCGATCATTTTGGTTTAGAAGATGTAAAACGTCGAATTATAGAATATCTAGCGGTTTTAAAGCTGCGTAACGATATGAAATCTCCCATTTTATGTCTTTACGGGCCTCCTGGAGTTGGTAAAACCTCTTTAGGTAAGTCTATTGCAGAATCTTTGGGTAGAGAATATGTGCGTATTTCATTGGGTGGTTTACGCGATGAAGCAGAAATTCGTGGACATAGAAAAACTTACATTGGGGCGATGCCTGGTAGAATTATTCAGAGTCTAAAAAAGGCAGGAACTTCCAATCCGGTTTTTGTATTAGATGAAATCGATAAGTTATCGAATTCCCACCAAGGCGATCCATCTTCTGCTATGTTAGAAGTTTTAGATCCTGAACAAAACAACGAGTTTTACGATAACTTTTTAGAGATGGGTTACGACCTTTCTAAAGTTATGTTTATAGCAACATCCAATAGTTTATCTACCATACAACCGGCCTTATTGGACCGTATGGAAATTATAAATGTTACGGGTTATACTATTGAAGAAAAGGTAGAAATTGCTAGAAGACACTTGTTACCAAAACAATTGAAAGAACACGGTTTAACAGACAAAGACCTTAAAATTGGCAAAGCTCAGTTAGAGAAAATTGTTGAAGGTTATACCAGAGAGTCTGGAGTGCGTGGTTTAGAAAAACAAATAGCAAAAATGGTGCGTTATGCAGCAAAAAATATTGCTATGGAAGAGGACTATAACATTAAAATTAGTAATGAAGATATTGTTACGGTTTTAGGTGGTCCAAAATTAGAGCGCGACAAATATGAAAATAATAACGTTGCGGGTGTGGTTACAGGATTAGCCTGGACCAGCGTAGGTGGTGATATTTTGTTTATAGAATCCATTTTGTCTAAAGGTAAAGGCTTACTTTCAATTACGGGTAATTTGGGTAAAGTCATGAAAGAATCTGCCACAATAGCCATGGAATATATTAAGGCAAATGCCGATACTTTTGGTATTGATGCAGAAGTTTTCGATAAATATAATGTACATATTCACGTGCCAGAAGGTGCTACACCAAAAGACGGACCTAGTGCAGGTGTAACCATGTTAACATCTTTAGTATCATTATTTACTCAGAAAAAAGTAAAGAAAAATTTAGCAATGACAGGTGAAATTACGCTTCGTGGAAAAGCACTTCCTGTTGGCGGAATTAAAGAAAAGATTTTAGCAGCTAAACGTGCCAGAATAACCGAAATATTATTGTGTGAAGATAACAGACGCGATATCGAAGAAATTAAACCCGAATATTTAAAAGGCTTAACATTTCATTATGTTACAGATATGAGTGATGTTATTGATCTTGCGATTACAAATCAGAAAGTAAGTAACGCAAAAACATTATAA
- a CDS encoding rhomboid family intramembrane serine protease, with protein sequence MGNLNLVTIIIIIANIIISNKGFTHDGFFEKYKFHIGGIQRGEKIRLFSAGFLHVDMSHLLFNMLTLYFFAGTVISYVGTTKFLIIYLVSLLFGNLLSYYFHKNEYHYSAVGASGAVTGILYAAILLQPDMSLMMFFIPIPIPAYIFGIGYLLYSIYGMKNRIGNIGHDAHFGGAIGGYAITLILMPWLFRTNLLMIGLLALPIIILFILKKSGKM encoded by the coding sequence ATGGGCAATTTAAATTTAGTAACCATCATCATAATTATAGCTAACATTATTATTTCTAATAAAGGTTTTACCCATGATGGTTTTTTTGAAAAGTATAAATTTCATATAGGCGGTATTCAACGTGGAGAAAAAATTAGACTTTTTAGTGCTGGTTTTTTGCATGTAGATATGTCGCATTTGTTATTTAATATGCTAACGCTTTACTTTTTTGCTGGTACGGTAATTTCGTATGTTGGTACAACAAAATTTTTAATTATTTATCTAGTTAGCTTGTTGTTTGGTAATTTGTTATCTTATTATTTTCATAAAAACGAATATCATTATAGTGCCGTTGGTGCGAGTGGGGCAGTTACAGGTATTTTGTACGCCGCTATTTTGTTACAACCCGATATGAGTTTAATGATGTTTTTTATTCCCATTCCTATACCTGCTTATATTTTTGGTATTGGTTATTTGCTATATTCTATTTATGGAATGAAAAATCGTATAGGTAATATTGGTCACGACGCCCATTTTGGAGGTGCCATTGGTGGTTATGCCATTACTTTAATTTTAATGCCTTGGTTGTTTCGTACTAATTTGTTAATGATTGGCTTGTTGGCATTGCCCATTATAATCTTATTTATTTTAAAAAAATCGGGGAAGATGTAA
- a CDS encoding lysophospholipid acyltransferase family protein: MQFIAYIIVYPILWIISILPFRVLYIVSDGLYLLLYYVIGYRKKVVTNNLKLVFPNKEDSEIKLIKKKFYKHLCDMFLEMAKTMSISKSELKKRFKIKNPEELKRIESLNKSVILMFGHYASWEWTIEVQNHINFSGYGVYKQLANPYFDSLVKNIRSKFNTKLISTKETISTITENEALGKKSMTAFLSDQSPRLSRDVYWGSFMGITIPCFTGAERLAKKLDLSTVYLKINKVKRGFYEAEVITLAEDSRKYKDYELTDMFLKEVEKQIYEAPEFYFWTHKRWKHMGKQVK, from the coding sequence ATGCAATTTATAGCATATATTATTGTTTATCCCATATTGTGGATAATATCTATACTCCCTTTTCGTGTACTCTATATAGTTTCAGATGGTTTGTACTTATTACTTTATTATGTAATTGGATATCGTAAAAAAGTAGTAACCAACAATTTAAAATTGGTTTTTCCTAACAAAGAAGATTCAGAAATAAAATTAATTAAGAAAAAATTCTACAAGCATTTATGCGATATGTTTTTAGAAATGGCAAAAACCATGTCTATTTCTAAATCTGAATTAAAAAAACGATTTAAAATTAAAAATCCCGAAGAATTAAAGCGCATTGAAAGTTTAAACAAAAGTGTTATTTTAATGTTTGGACATTACGCCAGTTGGGAATGGACTATTGAGGTACAAAACCATATTAACTTTAGTGGCTACGGTGTTTACAAACAACTGGCAAACCCTTATTTTGATAGCTTAGTAAAAAACATACGCTCTAAATTTAATACGAAATTAATAAGCACTAAAGAAACCATTAGCACCATTACAGAAAATGAAGCTTTAGGAAAAAAAAGTATGACAGCCTTTTTAAGCGACCAGTCTCCCAGACTCTCACGAGACGTTTATTGGGGCAGCTTTATGGGCATTACAATACCTTGTTTTACAGGTGCCGAACGTTTGGCTAAAAAGTTAGATTTAAGCACCGTTTATTTAAAAATTAACAAAGTTAAACGTGGTTTTTATGAAGCTGAAGTAATAACTCTAGCCGAAGACAGCAGAAAATATAAAGATTACGAACTAACCGATATGTTTTTAAAAGAAGTTGAAAAACAAATTTATGAAGCACCCGAATTTTATTTCTGGACACATAAACGTTGGAAACACATGGGCAAACAGGTTAAGTAA
- the glmM gene encoding phosphoglucosamine mutase, which produces MTLIKSISGIRGTIGGQVGDNLTPIDAVKFASAYGVWIKQQRDKQHYKVVVGRDARISGAMIQNLVMNTLIGLGIDVVDLGLSTTPTVELAVPMEQADGGIILTASHNPKQWNALKLLNAKGEFLDGVEGAKILDIAEQGAILFADVDSLGKITKNKAYIDLHIIEVLDLPLVTVKPIEEARFKVVVDGVNSTGGIAIPLLLERLGVDVIKLYCEPTGEFPHNPEPLREHLSELSKRVVEERADFGIVVDPDVDRLAFMDENGEMFGEEYTLVACADYVLSKKPGNTVSNMSSTRALRDVTEKYGGTYEASAVGEVNVVSLMKKNKVVIGGEGNGGIIYPESHYGRDALVGVALFLSLLAEKDMKVSELRKTYPNYFMSKKKIELTPDLDVDGILETIEKHYQNEQLTTIDGVKIDFPESWVHLRKSNTEPIIRIYTEAKSQSEADTLADKFIAEIDAIAKS; this is translated from the coding sequence ATGACATTAATAAAATCAATTTCTGGAATAAGAGGAACCATTGGCGGACAAGTGGGTGATAATTTAACTCCAATTGATGCTGTTAAATTTGCATCGGCTTATGGTGTTTGGATTAAGCAACAACGCGATAAACAACATTACAAAGTGGTTGTTGGAAGAGATGCCAGAATCTCGGGTGCGATGATTCAAAATTTAGTAATGAATACGCTTATTGGTTTAGGCATCGATGTGGTAGATTTAGGCTTATCTACTACACCAACCGTAGAATTGGCAGTGCCTATGGAGCAAGCCGATGGTGGTATTATTTTAACAGCGAGCCATAATCCTAAACAATGGAATGCTTTAAAATTATTAAATGCCAAAGGCGAATTTCTTGATGGAGTTGAAGGAGCAAAAATTTTAGACATTGCAGAGCAAGGCGCCATTTTATTTGCAGATGTAGATAGTTTGGGTAAAATAACCAAAAATAAAGCTTACATAGATTTACATATTATTGAAGTTTTAGATTTACCATTAGTAACTGTAAAACCGATAGAAGAGGCACGATTTAAAGTGGTTGTAGATGGTGTAAACTCTACAGGTGGTATTGCCATTCCGTTACTTTTAGAACGCCTGGGCGTCGATGTTATAAAACTGTATTGCGAGCCTACTGGCGAATTTCCGCATAATCCAGAGCCCCTTAGAGAACATTTGTCTGAACTTTCTAAACGCGTTGTTGAAGAACGTGCCGATTTTGGGATTGTAGTCGATCCCGATGTAGATCGTCTGGCTTTTATGGATGAAAACGGAGAGATGTTTGGTGAAGAATATACCCTTGTTGCTTGCGCCGACTATGTTTTAAGTAAAAAACCTGGCAATACAGTAAGTAACATGAGCTCTACAAGAGCCCTTAGAGATGTTACAGAAAAATACGGCGGAACTTACGAAGCCAGTGCCGTTGGAGAAGTAAACGTAGTGAGTTTAATGAAAAAGAATAAAGTCGTTATTGGAGGCGAAGGGAATGGCGGTATTATTTACCCTGAATCGCATTACGGAAGAGATGCCCTTGTTGGTGTTGCTTTATTTTTAAGTTTACTTGCAGAAAAAGATATGAAGGTTAGTGAGTTAAGAAAAACGTATCCTAACTATTTTATGAGTAAAAAGAAAATTGAATTAACTCCCGATTTAGATGTTGATGGTATTTTAGAAACCATCGAAAAACATTACCAAAACGAACAATTAACAACCATTGATGGTGTTAAAATTGATTTTCCTGAAAGTTGGGTGCACTTAAGAAAAAGTAATACAGAGCCTATTATAAGGATATATACCGAGGCAAAATCTCAGTCTGAAGCCGATACCTTAGCAGACAAGTTTATAGCAGAAATTGATGCTATTGCTAAATCTTAA
- a CDS encoding acyl carrier protein phosphodiesterase produces MNYLAHIYLSGNNDMITIGNFIADGIKGKSYKKLNVDLQIGVLLHRNIDTFTDAHPTVRKSTKRLHEKYGHYSGIIVDILYDHFLAKNWTKYCEIPLKDYVESFYDSLETNYDILPPRIQKMMPYMITDNWLLSYASIDGISRVLDGMNRRTKERSGMDEAVSELETFYAEFEEEFTSFFDELIVFSKLKLEEYSATFK; encoded by the coding sequence ATGAATTACTTAGCTCACATATATCTATCTGGTAACAACGACATGATTACTATTGGTAATTTTATTGCCGATGGTATCAAAGGAAAATCCTATAAAAAATTAAATGTCGACTTACAAATAGGTGTTTTACTGCATAGAAATATTGATACATTTACCGATGCGCACCCAACTGTAAGAAAGAGCACGAAACGTTTACACGAAAAATACGGACACTATTCTGGTATTATTGTAGATATTTTATACGATCATTTTCTAGCAAAAAACTGGACCAAATACTGCGAAATTCCTTTAAAAGATTATGTAGAATCTTTTTATGATTCTTTAGAAACCAACTACGATATACTCCCGCCTAGAATTCAAAAAATGATGCCTTATATGATTACCGATAACTGGCTTTTAAGTTACGCATCGATAGATGGAATTTCAAGAGTTTTAGATGGTATGAATAGGCGAACCAAAGAACGTTCGGGCATGGATGAAGCTGTTAGTGAATTAGAAACTTTTTATGCTGAATTTGAAGAAGAATTCACTTCTTTTTTTGATGAACTTATCGTTTTTTCAAAACTGAAATTAGAAGAATATTCAGCAACTTTTAAATAG